A stretch of the Candidatus Zixiibacteriota bacterium genome encodes the following:
- a CDS encoding tetratricopeptide repeat protein: MIKLMPKIICAFWAAGILLSSACGPKLPPEERFLNNYQTGHELMLNRKYERAIKHFRKAMKIQDSNPEVYRQMAVCFEKLNETDSAVVYYEGAIVFNPKDSDSYQRIGDIYYEQGDLHEAMTWYDRAKDLGYIQPRSYYRLGNVHYEWQRYEMAKQCYEFAIIADSTYADAYYGLGKIELAAGDTVKAEANFHKAAEAYSHSNSYYMLGTLYYKQQDSDRALKWFEAYLRLAPEGKYSLKAKDYRMKIMLEKKAGRQ; this comes from the coding sequence ATGATAAAATTAATGCCCAAAATAATCTGCGCATTTTGGGCGGCAGGAATTCTATTATCGTCCGCCTGCGGACCTAAATTGCCGCCGGAAGAGCGGTTCCTTAATAATTATCAGACCGGCCATGAGCTGATGCTGAATAGAAAATACGAGAGGGCGATAAAGCATTTCCGCAAGGCTATGAAAATCCAGGATAGCAACCCGGAGGTTTACCGTCAGATGGCTGTCTGTTTCGAGAAATTGAATGAAACCGACAGCGCAGTTGTCTATTATGAGGGTGCGATTGTATTCAATCCTAAGGATTCGGATTCGTACCAGCGTATCGGCGATATATATTATGAGCAGGGCGATCTTCATGAGGCGATGACTTGGTACGATCGGGCGAAAGACTTAGGCTATATTCAACCCCGAAGTTATTACCGTCTGGGGAATGTTCATTATGAATGGCAGCGATATGAGATGGCTAAACAATGCTACGAGTTTGCTATTATAGCCGATTCGACCTATGCTGATGCTTATTATGGGCTGGGGAAGATTGAGCTTGCGGCTGGCGATACCGTAAAAGCCGAAGCGAATTTCCATAAGGCGGCAGAGGCTTACAGTCATTCAAATTCCTACTACATGCTTGGCACGCTTTATTACAAACAGCAGGATTCTGACCGCGCCTTGAAATGGTTTGAGGCATATCTACGGCTTGCGCCAGAGGGCAAGTATAGCTTGAAGGCCAAGGATTATCGGATGAAGATTATGTTGGAGAAGAAAGCGGGCAGGCAGTAG
- a CDS encoding branched-chain amino acid transaminase: MAFNKTEKIWMSGKLVNWDDANIHILSHVIHYGSGLFEGVRCYKTPKGPAIFRLRDHTKRLFNSCKIYRMEVPFTMAEIDNAIIELIRINKLDECYIRPLVYRGYESLGVDPTGVPIEVCLAVWPWGKYLGPEALEKGVSVCVSSWRRNAPGTMPTMAKATANYMNSQLIKLEAINHGYVEGIALDAIGHVSEGSGENLFIVSDGVLITPPFGASILPGITRNTVIKLATEMGIKVIEENIPREALYVVDEVFFTGSAAEISPISSIDGIKIGDGKRGPITKKLQDAYFGIFEDGFDDKYNWLTYVK; encoded by the coding sequence ATGGCTTTTAATAAAACTGAAAAAATCTGGATGAGCGGCAAACTTGTAAATTGGGATGACGCTAATATTCATATTTTATCTCATGTTATACATTACGGTTCCGGGCTTTTTGAGGGTGTCCGATGCTACAAAACACCCAAGGGTCCGGCAATTTTTCGTTTGAGAGACCACACTAAAAGGCTGTTTAATTCGTGTAAAATTTACCGCATGGAAGTTCCCTTCACTATGGCTGAGATTGATAACGCCATTATCGAGCTGATTAGAATTAACAAGCTTGATGAATGCTACATCCGGCCGCTTGTATACCGCGGTTATGAAAGCCTTGGCGTTGACCCGACCGGCGTTCCAATTGAGGTCTGTCTGGCGGTATGGCCATGGGGAAAATATCTGGGTCCGGAAGCTTTAGAGAAAGGTGTGTCTGTTTGCGTTAGTTCATGGCGCCGCAATGCTCCCGGAACGATGCCGACAATGGCAAAAGCCACTGCTAATTATATGAACTCCCAGCTTATCAAGCTGGAGGCTATCAATCACGGCTATGTTGAGGGAATTGCATTAGATGCAATCGGTCATGTATCCGAGGGTTCCGGTGAAAACCTGTTTATTGTCAGTGACGGCGTGCTGATTACGCCGCCGTTTGGCGCATCTATTCTGCCCGGCATTACCCGCAATACCGTAATCAAGCTTGCGACGGAAATGGGCATCAAAGTTATCGAGGAAAATATACCGCGCGAAGCGTTATATGTTGTCGATGAAGTATTTTTCACCGGTTCGGCAGCTGAAATTTCACCTATCTCATCAATTGACGGCATAAAAATCGGCGATGGCAAACGCGGTCCTATTACTAAAAAATTACAGGACGCTTATTTCGGCATTTTTGAAGATGGCTTTGATGACAAATATAACTGGCTGACATACGTAAAATGA
- a CDS encoding RpiB/LacA/LacB family sugar-phosphate isomerase, with amino-acid sequence MRIALGADHRGYKYKVIIKNLLISKNIGSEDFGTSSDKSCDYPDFGLQAAEAVGEHVVEMGIVICGTGNGMAMTANKVKGVRAALAINPEMARLARAHNDANMLVLSEMFTPEDQIEAILDTFLNTNFEGDRHARRVDKIIKYEKG; translated from the coding sequence ATGAGAATAGCACTTGGAGCAGACCATAGAGGCTATAAGTATAAAGTAATAATTAAAAACTTATTAATCTCTAAAAACATAGGCTCAGAGGATTTTGGTACATCTTCTGATAAAAGCTGCGATTACCCTGATTTCGGACTGCAAGCCGCCGAGGCGGTCGGCGAACATGTTGTTGAAATGGGTATTGTCATCTGCGGCACCGGCAACGGTATGGCAATGACTGCGAATAAAGTCAAGGGTGTTCGTGCCGCTTTAGCAATTAATCCTGAGATGGCACGCTTAGCAAGAGCGCATAATGACGCCAACATGTTAGTCCTTTCGGAGATGTTTACTCCCGAGGACCAGATAGAAGCGATACTTGACACTTTTTTAAATACCAATTTTGAGGGCGATCGGCACGCGCGGCGAGTCGATAAAATAATTAAATACGAAAAAGGATGA
- a CDS encoding serine hydroxymethyltransferase yields MSYIKDVDPEIYEAIRNEAKRQHGGLELIASENFVSEAVMEAMGSVMTNKYAEGYPGKRYYGGCTYVDEAEILARRRCVKLFGCERANVQPHSGSQANMAVYMAFLKPGDTMLGMNLSHGGHLTHGHPINFSGKLYHVVPYNVNKETEVIDYDELMDVAKKAKPKMIVAGASAYPRFIDFEKFRAVADEVGAYLMVDIAHIAGLIVAELHPSPIPYADFVTSTTHKTLRGPRGGIIMFKKKYMKEINREVMPGIQGGPLMHTIAAKAVAFKEAMQPEFNEYQKRVVENAKVLAEDLKNAGFHVVSGGTDNHLMLLSFVEQGLTGKEVEEALEQAGITVNKNTVPFDPQKPFITSGIRIGTPAITTRGMGIEEMHIIADFITKVINNLGDADVIGRVRDDVGQLCENFPIYRRQRNGV; encoded by the coding sequence ATGTCATACATTAAAGACGTAGACCCGGAAATATACGAGGCTATACGCAATGAGGCAAAACGTCAGCATGGAGGGCTTGAATTGATAGCTTCCGAGAACTTTGTAAGCGAAGCGGTAATGGAAGCGATGGGTTCGGTGATGACCAACAAGTATGCCGAGGGCTATCCGGGCAAACGCTATTATGGAGGCTGTACCTATGTCGATGAGGCTGAGATTTTAGCTCGGCGGCGGTGCGTGAAACTGTTCGGCTGTGAACGCGCCAATGTCCAGCCGCATTCCGGCTCGCAAGCTAATATGGCTGTATACATGGCGTTCTTAAAACCCGGCGATACCATGCTCGGCATGAACCTGTCGCATGGCGGACACCTTACTCATGGACACCCGATCAATTTTTCCGGCAAGCTTTATCATGTGGTGCCGTACAATGTGAACAAAGAAACCGAGGTTATCGATTATGATGAACTGATGGATGTCGCAAAGAAAGCTAAGCCGAAAATGATAGTGGCTGGCGCATCGGCTTATCCGCGGTTCATCGATTTCGAGAAGTTTCGCGCGGTTGCTGATGAGGTTGGCGCTTACCTGATGGTTGACATCGCTCATATTGCGGGTTTGATTGTCGCCGAACTGCATCCCTCGCCTATCCCTTATGCCGATTTCGTTACCAGCACCACGCATAAAACATTGCGCGGTCCCCGCGGCGGGATAATTATGTTTAAGAAGAAGTATATGAAGGAGATTAACCGCGAGGTCATGCCCGGTATTCAGGGCGGGCCGCTTATGCATACTATCGCCGCTAAGGCTGTCGCTTTCAAGGAGGCGATGCAGCCGGAGTTCAATGAATACCAAAAACGGGTTGTGGAAAACGCCAAAGTCTTAGCTGAGGATTTGAAGAACGCTGGTTTCCATGTTGTTTCCGGCGGCACGGATAACCATCTGATGCTGTTAAGTTTTGTCGAGCAGGGATTGACCGGCAAAGAGGTCGAGGAAGCGCTTGAGCAAGCCGGCATCACGGTAAACAAAAACACGGTGCCGTTCGACCCGCAGAAGCCGTTTATCACCTCCGGCATACGTATTGGCACGCCGGCGATTACCACGCGCGGCATGGGTATTGAGGAGATGCACATAATCGCCGATTTCATCACGAAGGTTATCAACAACCTCGGCGATGCGGATGTCATCGGCCGGGTGCGTGATGATGTCGGGCAGTTGTGCGAGAATTTCCCGATATATAGAAGGCAGCGGAATGGGGTTTGA